A genomic stretch from Pseudomonas mendocina includes:
- the dinD gene encoding DNA damage-inducible protein D, which translates to MEQQQIHSLTATFESHAQHTQEGLEYWLARDLQHLLGYGKWDNFVSVISKAKTACEVSGHAASDHFADVGKMVELGSGSQREIDDVMLTRYACYLIAQNGDSRKQQVAFAQTYFAMQTRKAELIEQRLLEAERVQARQKLSSTEKELSSVIFEQTGGNENFALIRSKGDTALFGRNTKAMKDQWQVPDSRPLADFAPTIILKAKDFATEITIHNARAQKMSVEKQISNEHVINNEAVRQTLINRGIFPEALPPAEDVKKVERRLASADKKSLQNPETLNFKDIGDE; encoded by the coding sequence ATGGAGCAGCAGCAAATTCACTCGCTTACCGCTACGTTTGAAAGCCATGCACAGCACACCCAAGAGGGTCTGGAGTATTGGTTGGCGCGTGACCTCCAGCACCTACTGGGGTATGGCAAATGGGACAATTTTGTCAGTGTTATCTCAAAGGCAAAGACCGCCTGTGAAGTCAGCGGCCATGCGGCATCAGACCATTTTGCCGACGTTGGGAAAATGGTCGAGCTTGGTTCAGGCAGCCAACGCGAAATCGACGACGTGATGCTGACTCGGTATGCCTGCTACCTGATCGCCCAGAATGGCGACTCGCGTAAGCAGCAGGTTGCCTTTGCCCAAACCTATTTTGCTATGCAGACAAGGAAGGCAGAGCTGATAGAGCAACGGCTGCTTGAGGCCGAGCGTGTACAAGCACGCCAAAAGCTATCTTCCACAGAGAAAGAACTCTCCAGTGTGATTTTTGAACAGACGGGAGGTAACGAAAACTTTGCTTTGATCCGAAGCAAAGGCGACACCGCATTATTTGGGCGAAATACCAAAGCAATGAAAGATCAATGGCAGGTGCCCGACAGTCGCCCGCTGGCTGACTTTGCCCCGACCATAATCCTAAAAGCAAAGGACTTTGCCACCGAGATCACCATACATAATGCCCGCGCCCAAAAAATGAGCGTCGAAAAACAGATATCCAATGAGCACGTCATTAACAACGAAGCAGTAAGGCAGACATTGATTAACCGAGGCATCTTTCCAGAAGCCCTGCCGCCCGCCGAAGATGTGAAGAAAGTAGAACGACGCCTAGCATCTGCAGATAAAAAATCTCTGCAAAATCCAGAAACGCTTAACTTCAAGGATATCGGTGATGAATAA
- a CDS encoding restriction endonuclease subunit S, with protein sequence MVPEGWKIRELGDLAKFTSGGTPSKSNTAYWAGSHPWISGKDLKQHYLASSIDMLSDEGFESTNKAPAGSTLILVRGMTLLKDFPVGFATRPLAFNQDIKALIPEKNVDGLYLSFLLAGNKEKIRQLVTTAGHGTGRLETDSLKSYPLLIPPQLEQVKIAKILSTWDKAITTTEQLLANSRSQKQALMQQLLTGKKRLFDDNGKRFEEEWSYTKFNNLFKVKNKKSAQVKSTNYQESGSTPVVDQGKQLIAGYCNNDDTYSDIPAIVFGDHTRCLKWIDFEFCPGADGTQVLDTKDGFHKKFGYYLLCFKEIPNLGYSRHMRELKESEFRATLDTKEQQKIARVLSVADREIELLEKKLDHLKTEKKALMQQLLTGKRRVKVDKSEVA encoded by the coding sequence ATGGTGCCTGAGGGGTGGAAAATTCGTGAGCTCGGCGATTTAGCAAAGTTCACATCCGGCGGCACACCCAGTAAATCCAACACGGCATATTGGGCTGGAAGCCATCCTTGGATTTCAGGTAAAGACCTAAAGCAGCACTACCTAGCTAGTAGTATCGACATGCTGTCTGACGAAGGTTTTGAGTCAACTAATAAAGCTCCAGCTGGCTCAACTCTGATCCTCGTCCGTGGCATGACATTGCTAAAAGACTTTCCTGTAGGGTTTGCGACAAGACCTTTAGCGTTTAATCAAGATATAAAGGCCTTGATCCCAGAGAAAAACGTTGATGGGCTTTATCTTTCTTTTTTGCTGGCAGGCAATAAAGAAAAAATCAGACAATTAGTTACTACAGCAGGGCATGGTACTGGACGGCTAGAGACTGACAGTCTTAAATCTTATCCCTTGCTAATTCCGCCCCAATTAGAACAGGTAAAAATCGCCAAAATACTTTCAACATGGGATAAGGCGATCACCACCACAGAACAACTGCTCGCCAACAGCCGCAGCCAAAAACAAGCGTTGATGCAGCAACTGCTCACTGGAAAAAAACGTCTGTTCGACGATAACGGCAAGCGGTTTGAGGAAGAGTGGAGTTATACAAAGTTTAACAATCTTTTTAAGGTTAAAAATAAAAAATCAGCCCAAGTTAAATCTACAAATTATCAAGAATCAGGTTCTACTCCAGTGGTCGATCAAGGTAAACAGCTGATCGCAGGATATTGTAATAATGACGACACATACTCTGATATTCCTGCGATAGTTTTTGGCGATCACACGCGTTGTTTAAAATGGATTGACTTTGAGTTTTGCCCTGGGGCGGATGGCACACAAGTTTTAGATACTAAAGATGGATTCCATAAAAAGTTTGGGTACTACTTACTCTGCTTTAAGGAAATCCCAAATCTCGGTTACAGCCGCCATATGCGCGAATTGAAAGAGAGCGAATTTAGGGCGACCTTAGATACCAAAGAACAACAAAAAATCGCCCGCGTTCTTTCCGTTGCCGACAGAGAAATTGAGTTGTTAGAGAAAAAGCTAGACCACTTAAAAACCGAAAAGAAAGCCCTGATGCAGCAACTGTTGACCGGCAAGCGTCGAGTGAAAGTCGATAAATCTGAGGTCGCCTAA
- a CDS encoding type I restriction-modification system subunit M, translating to MNSKVNQDAINKALWAACDTFRGTISADTYKDFVLTMLFLKYISDVWQDHYDAYKKEYGDEPELIEEMLNNERFVLPPSANFYALYEQRHEPGNGERIDQALHAIEEANGTKLKDAGKSVFQDISFNTDKLGEEKQKNTILRHLLEDFAKDELNLKPSRVGSLDVIGNGYEFLIKNFAASGGQKAGEFYTPPEVSELIAELLDPQPGDSICDPACGSASLLMKCGRKVREHHNSKHYALYGQEAIGSTWSLAKMNMFLHGEDNHKIEWGDTLRNPKLLDSNGQLLQFDIVTANPPFSLDKWGHDEAENDKFGRFNRGIPPKTKGDYAFILHMIETLKAKTGRMAVIVPHGVLFRGSSEGKIRQKLIEENLLDAVIGLPEKLFYGTGIPAAILLFSKGKTDDTVLFIDASREFIAGKNQNLLGEEQINNILVTYRHRINSDKYSHRAKLQEIRDNDYNLNIPRYVDTFEEEKEIDLEAVRAERLQLQAEMAALEKEMESYLVELGYHTETK from the coding sequence ATGAACAGCAAAGTAAACCAGGACGCCATCAACAAAGCCCTTTGGGCGGCCTGCGACACCTTCCGTGGCACCATCAGCGCGGACACCTATAAAGACTTCGTGCTGACCATGCTGTTTTTGAAATACATCAGCGATGTCTGGCAGGACCACTACGACGCCTACAAAAAAGAATATGGCGATGAGCCAGAGTTGATTGAGGAAATGCTCAATAACGAGCGTTTTGTGCTCCCGCCTAGCGCTAACTTTTACGCCCTTTATGAGCAGCGGCACGAGCCCGGTAACGGCGAGCGTATTGATCAGGCACTGCACGCCATCGAAGAAGCCAACGGCACCAAGCTAAAAGATGCCGGCAAAAGCGTGTTCCAGGACATCTCCTTTAATACCGACAAGCTTGGCGAAGAGAAGCAGAAGAACACCATCCTGCGTCACCTGCTGGAAGACTTTGCCAAAGACGAACTCAACCTTAAGCCATCCCGCGTTGGCAGCTTGGACGTGATTGGCAACGGCTATGAGTTTTTGATTAAAAACTTCGCCGCCAGCGGTGGGCAGAAAGCCGGTGAGTTCTACACCCCGCCAGAAGTCTCCGAGCTGATTGCCGAACTGCTCGACCCGCAACCGGGCGACAGCATTTGCGACCCGGCCTGTGGCTCCGCCTCGCTGCTGATGAAGTGCGGGCGCAAAGTGCGCGAACACCACAACAGCAAGCACTACGCCCTGTATGGCCAGGAGGCCATCGGCTCTACTTGGTCGCTGGCCAAAATGAACATGTTCCTGCACGGCGAGGACAACCACAAAATCGAATGGGGCGACACCCTGCGCAACCCCAAGCTGCTCGATAGCAATGGCCAGTTACTGCAGTTCGACATCGTGACCGCCAATCCACCGTTCTCCCTCGACAAGTGGGGGCATGATGAAGCCGAAAACGACAAGTTCGGCCGCTTTAATCGCGGCATTCCGCCGAAAACCAAAGGCGACTACGCCTTTATTCTGCACATGATCGAAACGCTCAAGGCTAAGACCGGGCGCATGGCCGTTATCGTGCCCCACGGCGTACTGTTTCGCGGCTCCAGTGAAGGCAAAATTCGCCAAAAGCTGATTGAAGAAAACCTGCTGGATGCCGTCATCGGCCTGCCGGAAAAACTCTTTTACGGCACCGGGATTCCGGCCGCCATTCTGCTGTTTAGCAAAGGCAAAACCGATGACACCGTGCTGTTTATCGATGCCAGCCGCGAGTTTATCGCAGGCAAAAACCAGAACCTGCTGGGCGAAGAACAGATCAACAATATCCTGGTCACCTACCGCCACCGCATCAACTCCGACAAATACAGCCACCGCGCCAAGCTGCAAGAAATTCGCGATAACGATTACAACCTCAACATCCCCCGCTATGTGGACACCTTTGAGGAGGAGAAAGAGATTGATCTGGAGGCCGTGCGCGCTGAGCGTTTGCAGCTGCAAGCAGAGATGGCGGCCTTAGAGAAAGAAATGGAAAGCTACCTCGTAGAGCTGGGTTATCACACCGAGACCAAGTAA
- a CDS encoding HAD family hydrolase: MAKKHVPFVIAYDFDGTLSPGNMQEYDFVPALGIKPAEFWREAKGMAQEQQADEILAYMRLMIEKAQAAKVPVRKENFADFGAHIQLFPGVQEWFKRVTEYGRAKGVKVEHFIISSGLREMIEGTPINKYFTRVYASGFMYDHNDVAHWPALAVNYTTKTQYLFRINKGSLDVHDNSVINKFVEPTERPVPFSNMVFIGDGETDIPSMRLVKSQGGHSIAVYGKGKRGARDKALQLVKDGRTNLATTADYTEGSAIDCAVKAMIDKVAANRAIAEANG, encoded by the coding sequence ATGGCTAAAAAACACGTCCCCTTTGTGATTGCTTATGACTTTGACGGCACCTTGTCTCCCGGCAATATGCAGGAGTATGACTTTGTTCCGGCACTGGGTATCAAACCGGCTGAGTTCTGGCGCGAGGCGAAAGGCATGGCGCAGGAGCAGCAGGCGGACGAGATTTTGGCCTATATGCGCTTAATGATCGAAAAGGCTCAGGCTGCGAAGGTACCGGTACGCAAAGAGAATTTTGCGGATTTCGGCGCACATATCCAGTTATTTCCGGGGGTGCAGGAGTGGTTCAAGCGCGTCACCGAATATGGCCGCGCCAAGGGCGTAAAGGTCGAGCATTTCATCATTTCATCGGGGCTACGCGAAATGATTGAGGGCACACCTATTAACAAGTACTTCACCCGCGTCTATGCCTCGGGCTTTATGTACGACCATAACGATGTCGCACACTGGCCAGCCTTAGCGGTGAATTACACCACCAAGACCCAGTATCTATTCCGCATCAACAAGGGCAGTTTGGATGTGCACGATAACTCTGTAATCAACAAATTCGTTGAACCTACCGAGCGACCTGTGCCATTCAGCAATATGGTTTTTATTGGCGACGGCGAGACCGATATCCCCTCAATGCGCCTAGTAAAAAGCCAAGGTGGCCACTCGATTGCTGTCTACGGAAAAGGCAAACGAGGCGCTCGCGATAAAGCGCTGCAACTGGTTAAAGACGGTCGCACCAATCTGGCCACTACCGCCGATTACACTGAAGGCTCAGCCATTGATTGCGCAGTGAAGGCAATGATCGACAAGGTAGCCGCAAACCGTGCGATTGCTGAGGCGAATGGCTGA